The DNA window CGCTTTTTTAAGCTTTACAGCAAGCTCTCTATAGTTCTCAAAAATTTTTCTCTTCTTTTCCGCAATTTTCAACGCTATGTCAATCCCCTTCATAAAGCCTAAAAACCTCCTTAACGAACTTCAAAGCCTCTACAGCTTCTTCTTTCTCGTAAGTAAATGGTAAGTATCTCGCCCCTATATAAGCTCTTTCAAGTTCCCTCACGATCCTTCTGTTTTTATCGAGAAACTCGGAGATCTTTGGCTCAACCTCCTTTAACTCCTCTTTCAAGGTCAAAAGGGAGTGAGTTTTGGAGAAGTAGCCGACTTTCTTCGCTAAAATGTACTTGAGAAGGAGACGCAAAGCCTGCTCAAGGTGGAACATGCAGAGATCGTAAAATTCCTTGTTTATGTCGTCTTCAGCTTCTTTCAGAAACTTTTTAGCTCGATCAAACAGTTCTTCCATGAAAGAGATTT is part of the Ferroglobus placidus DSM 10642 genome and encodes:
- a CDS encoding HEPN domain-containing protein is translated as MEELFDRAKKFLKEAEDDINKEFYDLCMFHLEQALRLLLKYILAKKVGYFSKTHSLLTLKEELKEVEPKISEFLDKNRRIVRELERAYIGARYLPFTYEKEEAVEALKFVKEVFRLYEGD